ATCGGGTATGTTTTGAAGAAATAACGGATTCTCTAGAACTAGAATAAAAAGTGGACACAGCGTTAAGAGACACGGGATAATATACTTAACGAAGAAAGAGGTGTCCTAGATGGGGGAACAACGGCAGCGTTACAATGAAGAATTCAAAAGACAGACGGTGAAATACATTCAGGAACAGACCAAGTCTGTAGCAGATGTTTGTGTCGAGCTCAATATTCCAAAAAGTACGGTAAATCAATGGATTGCAAAATACCGGGAATTTGACCAAGAGCCCCTTGCAGCGCCCGAAAAAGTCCGTGAGCTACAGCAACAGCTGAAAGAACAAGAAAAGGCCAACAAACTTAAAGAACGTGAGATTGAGGATCTTCAGGAGGAACTGGCGATCCTAAAAAAAGCACTGCACATCTTCAGCAAGG
Above is a window of Paenibacillus uliginis N3/975 DNA encoding:
- a CDS encoding transposase codes for the protein MGEQRQRYNEEFKRQTVKYIQEQTKSVADVCVELNIPKSTVNQWIAKYREFDQEPLAAPEKVRELQQQLKEQEKANKLKEREIEDLQEELAILKKALHIFSKEPN